A region of the Limibacillus halophilus genome:
TTTCCGATGCGGGTCACAATACGAATGTTGGGGACGAGGGTGGCTTTGCCCCTGATATTGGCTCATCCGAGGAAGTCTTGGGCTTCGTTATGAAGTCTATCGAGAAAGCCGGCTATCGCCCGGGCGAAGATGTCTTGCTGGCGTTGGATTGTGCTTCGACCGAGTTTTATCGCGATGGTCTCTACGACCTGACGGGTGAGGGGCGTAAGCTTGATGGCGGGGAAATGGCGGCATACCTGGAACACCTCAGTTCAACCTTCCCCATTGCATCCATAGAAGATGGTATGGCCGAAGATGATTGGGAAGGATGGAAGACCCTTACCGGGCGAATTGGCTCAAGAGTGCAGCTGGTGGGAGACGACCTGTTCGTCACCAATCCCGAGCGCCTGCGCCGGGGCATCGCCGAATCAGCGGCAAATTCGATTCTTGTGAAGGTCAATCAGATTGGCACCTTAAGTGAAACATTGGAGGCCGTAGAAACCGCCCATCGTGCGGGCTTTACCGCCGTCATGTCGCATCGGTCCGGAGAAACCGAGGATTCGACAATTGCCGACCTGGCCGTTGCAACGAACTGTGGGCAGATCAAAACTGGCTCGCTGTCGCGCTCTGATCGCCTTGCAAAGTACAATCAGCTCCTTCGAATCGAGGAAGAGTTAGGCGGCGCCGGGCGATATAATGGCGTTTCTCTGCGCCGTTGATAGATCGTTTGATAGATCCGGAGTTGTGTTCACTGCGTGCTGGATCCACAAGATGTGGTTGTGATGGCATTCCAGAGAGAGTCCAAAACCAGAACAAAGCGCTATCTGAGCAACAAATTGAATCCTCTTGGAATCATTGAGTTTTTTGACTTGTTCTCCGAGTCGTTTCATGATTCCATAAGGGCATGACAATGGTTCAGGAAATACGCAAACGGGGTGTCGCCGTTTCACTGCAGGCCTTCGCGGCCTGTATGGTGGTGTATTTTGGCTATCACGCTGTACAGGGTGAGCGCGGTTTCCTGTCTTATGTGAAGCTA
Encoded here:
- the eno gene encoding phosphopyruvate hydratase — its product is MTVIVDIHAREILDSRGNPTVEVDVVLESGAFGRAAVPSGASTGAHEAVELRDGDKKRYGGKGVLKAVEAVNDEIGEALLGYDAEEQVHLDQLMIELDSTPNKSRLGANAILGVSLAIAKAAAEEAGLPLYRYLGGAYARTLPVPLMNIINGGAHADNALDFQEFMIMPVGQESFAEALRCGAEVFHSLRNQLSDAGHNTNVGDEGGFAPDIGSSEEVLGFVMKSIEKAGYRPGEDVLLALDCASTEFYRDGLYDLTGEGRKLDGGEMAAYLEHLSSTFPIASIEDGMAEDDWEGWKTLTGRIGSRVQLVGDDLFVTNPERLRRGIAESAANSILVKVNQIGTLSETLEAVETAHRAGFTAVMSHRSGETEDSTIADLAVATNCGQIKTGSLSRSDRLAKYNQLLRIEEELGGAGRYNGVSLRR